In Halococcus salifodinae DSM 8989, one DNA window encodes the following:
- a CDS encoding oligosaccharide flippase family protein has product MSESDLGRVTDVFEQFVRDLGLYAVARVVPAILSVVTLVVFTRAFPPSAYGRYALTLSIATILGTVCYGWIDQAIVRFEPHIEPSLLIGNVSWLIVSIGVGLGILSVLVRVIVAPVLGPFEPFVFAGAAVAITQGTYYVLRALLRVRLQSRSVLRYELIQSVGGVAFALVLVFVVLNDIVGWLWGTAIASGATALVLAVQLGFRTDSINIDAAFANRMARYGFPLIGWLVGLTALNFADQILIQLLRGSEATGIYASNYSVVLYGLGLVFTPFVTAAEPILMNLWNDDNDAELAAVITDITRYLLLVGVPGVIGLSALNRVVSGLLLDTSYLAGSIIIPFVAAGLLCWNAAVIGQKAIEIEERTIVLFVGVAMTVVVNVITNVPLIMRFGYVGAAIATFVSFLLYAVFIYVVSRRFIPWRLPWHSLRNTAVASLALLVPYAAVFGLGWGSTLPLVVASVVGSAGYLGAIYLLGELQETELRKLKGMLGS; this is encoded by the coding sequence ATGAGTGAGAGCGACCTCGGTCGCGTCACGGACGTCTTTGAGCAGTTCGTCCGTGACCTTGGCCTGTACGCGGTCGCGCGGGTCGTTCCGGCGATCCTCAGCGTGGTCACGCTGGTGGTCTTCACTCGTGCGTTCCCCCCGAGCGCGTACGGCCGATATGCACTTACCCTCTCGATCGCCACCATCCTCGGGACGGTCTGTTATGGCTGGATCGATCAGGCGATCGTCCGATTCGAGCCCCACATCGAACCCTCGTTGCTGATCGGTAACGTCTCGTGGCTCATCGTTTCGATTGGGGTCGGACTCGGCATCCTATCGGTGCTCGTTCGTGTGATCGTAGCGCCCGTTCTCGGTCCGTTCGAACCGTTCGTGTTCGCCGGCGCTGCGGTCGCCATCACACAGGGGACCTATTACGTCCTTAGAGCGCTCCTTCGAGTCCGCCTCCAGTCGCGGTCGGTCCTGAGATACGAGCTCATCCAGTCGGTCGGTGGTGTGGCGTTTGCGCTCGTACTCGTGTTCGTGGTCCTGAACGATATCGTGGGATGGCTCTGGGGCACTGCGATCGCTTCCGGGGCTACAGCGTTGGTACTGGCGGTCCAGCTCGGATTTCGCACCGACTCGATCAATATCGATGCCGCGTTCGCAAACCGAATGGCGCGCTACGGTTTTCCGCTCATCGGCTGGCTCGTCGGGTTGACGGCGCTCAATTTCGCAGACCAGATCCTCATCCAACTCCTCCGCGGGAGCGAGGCGACCGGGATCTACGCCTCGAACTACTCCGTGGTGCTCTACGGATTAGGACTGGTTTTCACCCCGTTTGTTACGGCCGCCGAACCGATCTTGATGAACCTCTGGAACGACGACAACGACGCCGAGCTAGCGGCAGTTATCACGGATATCACCCGCTATCTCCTCCTCGTGGGCGTACCCGGTGTGATCGGTCTCTCGGCACTCAACCGGGTCGTGAGCGGGCTCTTGCTCGATACCTCGTATCTCGCAGGGTCGATCATCATCCCGTTCGTCGCCGCGGGGCTCCTCTGCTGGAACGCCGCCGTTATCGGGCAGAAAGCCATCGAGATCGAGGAACGAACCATCGTCCTGTTCGTCGGCGTTGCGATGACGGTTGTGGTCAACGTCATCACTAACGTCCCGCTAATCATGCGATTTGGCTACGTCGGCGCGGCCATCGCGACGTTCGTGAGCTTCCTGCTGTATGCCGTGTTCATCTACGTGGTCTCCCGGCGATTCATCCCGTGGCGGCTTCCGTGGCACAGCCTCCGCAACACCGCCGTCGCCTCGCTTGCACTCCTGGTTCCCTACGCAGCAGTGTTCGGTCTCGGATGGGGATCAACTCTTCCGCTGGTCGTCGCCAGCGTGGTCGGGAGCGCTGGCTATCTCGGAGCCATCTATCTCCTCGGCGAACTCCAAGAGACCGAGCTCCGGAAACTCAAGGGAATGCTCGGGTCCTGA
- a CDS encoding glycosyltransferase family 2 protein, whose amino-acid sequence MNDEIISIIIPTYFRNEQLAETIRSVHEQRYDPVEIIVVDDSGEGHAADDVDEFEDVVYIQLAENRGAQAARNVGLDVATGEYVQFLDDDDRIDPEKLPKQVAALRERPNASVAFCGIQYDSGEVHLPPPEVSGTVLEQALGFWNDIWRYSTLLVERSALDVVGPLQDTFEGSGDIWLRVELARITEFVAIREPLVFVGEGGEHLGLSWTALESRWKLLDRYEPLYDEADRDVRRHALAEANRLKALLYLRERRWSPRAILAFARVAYYAPTDRAQHIAELAASLFGRSGHELGRRFQHAVLDQLR is encoded by the coding sequence ATGAACGACGAGATCATAAGCATAATAATTCCCACGTACTTCCGAAACGAGCAGCTCGCCGAAACCATCCGCAGCGTCCACGAACAACGATACGATCCGGTCGAGATTATCGTTGTCGACGACTCCGGGGAGGGTCACGCCGCCGATGACGTCGACGAATTCGAGGACGTGGTGTACATCCAGCTGGCGGAGAATCGAGGGGCACAAGCGGCCAGAAACGTCGGGCTCGACGTCGCAACCGGGGAGTATGTCCAGTTTCTGGACGACGACGACCGGATCGACCCGGAAAAGCTCCCGAAACAGGTGGCTGCATTGCGTGAACGGCCGAACGCGTCGGTGGCGTTCTGTGGGATACAGTACGACTCGGGCGAGGTCCATCTTCCGCCGCCGGAGGTTTCGGGGACCGTGCTGGAGCAGGCTCTGGGGTTCTGGAACGATATCTGGCGATATTCGACGCTGTTGGTCGAGCGGTCGGCGCTCGACGTTGTCGGACCTCTACAGGACACGTTTGAAGGGTCGGGTGATATCTGGTTGCGTGTCGAGCTGGCACGCATCACGGAGTTCGTCGCCATCAGGGAGCCACTGGTGTTCGTCGGTGAGGGCGGTGAACACCTCGGCCTGTCGTGGACGGCACTCGAATCGCGGTGGAAGCTCCTCGACCGATACGAACCGCTCTACGACGAGGCCGACCGGGACGTGCGTCGCCACGCGTTGGCCGAAGCGAACCGGCTGAAGGCACTCCTCTACCTCCGCGAGCGTCGCTGGTCGCCCCGAGCGATCCTGGCGTTCGCCCGTGTCGCGTACTACGCGCCGACGGACCGGGCCCAGCACATCGCGGAACTCGCCGCTTCGCTGTTCGGCCGGTCCGGCCACGAACTCGGCCGTCGGTTCCAGCACGCCGTCCTCGACCAGCTTCGATGA